One Castanea sativa cultivar Marrone di Chiusa Pesio chromosome 4, ASM4071231v1 DNA window includes the following coding sequences:
- the LOC142630973 gene encoding flavonol synthase/flavanone 3-hydroxylase-like: protein MVSPVIPTVDLSPFFRDGDHQGDKNKAMEAIGQACSEYGFFQIVNHGVKHDLMSQALHLSKTFFEYPDEEKLKSSPGSEAPLPAGYSRQPKHSQDKNEYLLLFPPQSNFNVYPKNPPEFREVFEEIFSHLTRTGILVESILNECLGLPPNFFKEYNHDRSWDFMTALHYFPATKIENNGLSEHEDGNLITFVFQDEAGGLEVCKNGEWIPVTPAEATIVVNVGDVIQVLSNNKFKSATHRVVRPEGRSRYSYAFFYNLQGDMWVEPISQFTNEIGEPPKYRGFLYKEYQQLRMRNKTHPPSRPEDVIHITHYAIST from the exons ATGGTTAGCCCAGTCATTCCCACTGTTGATCTCTCTCCTTTCTTTAGAGATGGGGATCATCAGGGTGACAAGAACAAGGCCATGGAGGCAATAGGTCAAGCCTGTTCTGAGTATGGCTTCTTCCAGATTGTGAACCATGGTGTGAAACATGATCTAATGAGCCAAGCCCTTCACCTCTCTAAGACATTCTTTGAGTACCCTGATGAAGAAAAGCTCAAGTCTAGTCCTGGGTCTGAAGCACCACTTCCTGCAGGTTACAGTAGGCAGCCTAAACACTCGCAGGACAAGAATGAGTACTTGCTACTGTTTCCACCCCAGTCCAACTTCAATGTGTACCCCAAAAACCCACCTGAATTCAG GGAAGTATTTGAAGAGATTTTCTCCCACTTAACCAGAACTGGTATCCTTGTGGAGAGCATCTTAAATGAGTGCTTGGGTCTCCCTCCCAACTTCTTCAAGGAATACAATCATGATAGGAGCTGGGATTTCATGACGGCTTTGCATTACTTCCCGGCAACTAAAATTGAGAATAATGGTCTCTCCGAACATGAAGATGGGAATTTGATCACTTTTGTGTTTCAAGATGAAGCAGGAGGCCTAGAAGTTTGCAAAAATGGAGAATGGATTCCGGTAACACCTGCAGAGGCCACAATCGTCGTCAATGTAGGCGATGTCATTCAG GTGTTGAGcaacaacaaatttaaaagtgCAACTCATAGAGTAGTGAGGCCTGAAGGAAGAAGCCGATACTCCTATGCCTTTTTCTATAACCTGCAAGGAGACATGTGGGTTGAACCAATATCACAGTTCACCAATGAGATTGGAGAGCCACCCAAGTACAGAGGATTCCTTTACAAGGAGTACCAACAGTTGAGGATGAGAAACAAGACCCATCCACCTTCCAGACCTGAAGATGTAATTCACATTACTCACTATGCAATATCCACCTAG
- the LOC142631660 gene encoding NAP1-related protein 2-like: MVADKGKKLKTTEKGEEENNSETIDEKLVLSIEKLQEIQDELEKINEEASDKVLEVEQKYNEIRGPVYDKRNEIIKSIPDFWLTAFLSHPALSELLTEDDQKIFKHLSSLEVEDFKDVKSGYSITFHFNPNPYFEDTKLTKTFTYADDEGATKITATSIKWKEGMGIQNGVNHEKKGNKRPATEDSFFSWFSETPEKDDLDDIHDEIAEIIKEDLWPNPLTYFNNEADEEDFDEEEAGEEGKEGDDSEDDEDDQEEDEDDDDDGGEDDGK, translated from the exons ATGGTGGCCGACAAAGGGAAGAAGCTAAAGACAACAGAGAAAGGCGAAGAGGAAAACAACTCCGAGACCATCGACGAGAAGCTCGTCCTCTCCATCGAAAAGCTCCAGGAGATCCAAGACGAGCTCGAAAAG ATCAATGAGGAGGCCAGTGATAAGGTCCTAGAAGTGGAGCAGAAGTATAATGAAATACGCGGGCCTGTTTATGATAAGCGGAATGAGATTATTAAATCCATTCCGGACTTCTGGTTAACTGCT TTTTTGAGCCATCCTGCTCTAAGTGAACTATTGACAGAAGATGATCAAAAG ATATTCAAGCATCTAAGCTCCTTGGAAGTGGAGGATTTCAAAGATGTCAAATCGGGTTACTCTATCACATTT CACTTTAACCCAAACCCTTATTTTGAAGATACAAAGCTTACAAAGACTTTTACTTATGCTGATGATGAAGGAGCAACAAAAATTACGGCCACATCAATAAAGTGGAAAGAGGGCATG GGCATACAAAACGGAGTTAACCATGAGAAGAAAGGGAACAAGCGGCCTGCCACTGAAGATAG CTTCTTTAGCTGGTTTTCAGAGACTCCAGAGAAAGATGACTTAGATGACATTCATGATGAG attGCAGAGATCATCAAGGAGGATTTATGGCCGAATCCCCTCACCTACTTCAATAAT GAAGCTGATGAAGAAGACTTCGATGAGGAAGAGGCTGGTGAAGAG GGAAAGGAAGGTGACGACTCTGAAGATGATGAGGATGAccaagaagaagatgaggatgatgatgatgatggtggtgagGACGATGGCAAGTGA